From one Planococcus citri chromosome 3, ihPlaCitr1.1, whole genome shotgun sequence genomic stretch:
- the LOC135841216 gene encoding uncharacterized protein LOC135841216 isoform X1, with product MVLNEVDLNASKIYSLSWSEFSTSLSVAAQNLRHKEDFVDVTVSAGGKHFPAHKLILSAASPLLTDLLKNTTCQHPILMLAGISAFDLETILNFVYHGEINIVAEKLPSLLQAAQFLDIRALSPAALVLNSLPSSLSSHTTTVEKVKPSDHNNVVSHQSENDDGRDDETKIVAQKRKRHKKFNSCLEPEEKSTAHSNATNAPKLFKTSSENTNISPLEQNVALQHKSNESYSQVEGFPVPDEKKIVSDLPVICKLCGVTIRQSRNLRRHMDQMHSKIKMRKTEDPKDDTITSKTTDKDTTTTSDTTSPLLDFSDESFNQFTDEIFNYSTMSDNSTTSFSNSSSTSSVASVGSCLTEDVTRTVSSTPSTQSTLLYTLTSGSVVQSLNTLLGDLCYNLATTTPTTIMADDSTILVEDKKLTTTNSRTLEGSLDYASIENECCNSNDGAQDIMTFKKFDNQLLSEFFCTSENDA from the exons ATGGTTTTGAATGAAGTGGATTTGAACGCGAGTAAAATTTACAGTCTATCGTGGTCAGAATTCAGTACCTCTTTAAGCGTTGCTGCACAAAATTTACGGCACAAGGAAGATTTCGTAGATGTAACAGTTAGTGCTGGAGGGAAACATTTTCCCGCGCATAAATTAATCTTGAGCGCAGCTAGTCCTCTGTTAACGGATTTGTTAAAG AATACAACTTGCCAACATCCTATCTTAATGTTAGCCGGAATTTCAGCATTTGATTTAGaaaccattttaaattttgtttatcaCGGAGAAATCAACATAGTTGCTGAAAAACTGCCATCTTTATTACAAGCCGCTCAATTTTTAGATATCCGCGCATTATCACCAGCAGCTTTGGTGTTGAATTCGTTACCTTCTTCGTTATCTTCCCATACAACCACTGTGGAG AAAGTAAAACCAAGCGATCATAACAATGTTGTATCGCATCAAAGTGAAAATGATGATGGCAGAGACGACGAAACCAAAATTGTAGCACAAAAAAGAAAGcgacataaaaaatttaattcttgcTTAGAACCTGAGGAGAAAAGTACTGCTCATTCAAACGCGACAAATGCTCCTAAACTATTCAAAACATCGTCAGAAAACACAAACATTTCTCCATTGGAACAAAATGTTGCCCTACAACATAAGTCCAATGAATCGTACTCTCAAGTTGAAG GGTTTCCTGTTccggatgagaaaaaaatagtttcGGATTTGCCAGTAATTTGTAAGCTATGCGGTGTCACTATTCGTCAATCACGTAATTTACGTAGGCACATGGATCAGATGcattcgaaaattaaaatgcgTAAAACCGAAGATCCAAAAGATGATACAATTACGAGCAAAACTACAGACAAAGATACCACCACTACGAGTGATACAACATCGCCACTACTCGATTTTTCGGATGAAAGTTTTAACCAATtcactgatgaaattttcaattactcgaCAATGTCCGATAATAGTACGacctcattttcaaattcatcatccACTTCTTCGGTCGCTTCAGTAGGGAGTTGCCTCACGGAAGATGTAACACGAACTGTTTCTTCTACTCCGTCTACGCAATCAACCTTATTATACACTCTTACCAGCGGATCAGTAGTACAATCTCTGAATACATTACTGGGAGACTTGTGTTATAATTTGGCAACAACTACCCCGACAACCATAATGGCAGACGATTCTACTATTTTAGTAGaggataaaaaattgacaacgaCAAATTCACGTACGTTGGAAGGAAGTTTGGACTACGCTAGTATAGAAAATGAATGCTGTAATTCTAATGACGGTGCGCAAGATAttatgacttttaaaaaatttgataatcaacttctgtcagaatttttttgtactAGCGAAAATGATGCATAA
- the LOC135841215 gene encoding uncharacterized protein LOC135841215, which yields MDGGSDRNGQDERNKKTEPEDTKKSKDVNNGNASRDLSLASISGLVPINETLSSEENIGISSNVVTDRPSDGAQLPENVLRFDAEVLHNPSNASPNHNETSSSEENFEDSIGDLADLSSDDAQSPKKEIQTVVDVHHDPSNASPNHTIQSPSSLPSTSTPARAPAKLAVLSSESKKYTDLRNTLRKSCPNLSSEAHEEKNGSPKQTSASNAASKTPPIKTTADKSKQTSTDNNSGAGDKQERKAAADNNPSNDINRIDVVDVNVQQAEVHGNSETVSPDRTIQSLSPLPFWSALACVLTRQQVERNRELKKARHLANEVRKTRFNFYKLLQDNNDSGGCCKNFSLKYEVYIYFLAWIIIYFVAFQFPSVRDLPWVLQQDSDDFPKFEFNLNRTEYITIKENNTFRDTRFDNSSGLLNQHYAHEYCQRGLRNLFVNINNCQRNETKAKNNFHHPTQTPGIIEYTKPTVIEDYKFYNELKKIAGDYVKNKTGIGYDNLYDLCVRIFETNPFGDVEVVISEVKAGRKPPNVTRKFVYRNIVLMKKCRLLPAVQSRTFYRDETPTFFNDSERLLKYVAQVSGVSLGCLILRFIICTICCTCCTNEPTQRCDGYDSDNSASESYPMLSKYTSSPTVTSNSNLVANVNERANGEDSAQRSSHQRSSAQLESPTKFIETEC from the coding sequence ATGGACGGTGGTTCTGATAGAAACGGTCAAGACGAACGGAACAAAAAAACCGAGCCCGAGGATACGAAGAAATCTAAAGATGTAAATAATGGAAATGCGAGTCGAGATCTCTCGCTAGCGTCCATATCTGGTTTGGTTCCAATAAACGAGACCTTATCAAGTGAGGAAAACATAGGAATTTCCAGCAATGTTGTCACCGACCGCCCTTCCGATGGTGCTCAGTTGCCTGAAAATGTTTTACGATTCGATGCTGAAGTTCTTCATAATCCGAGTAATGCATCGCCTAATCATAACGAGACCTCATCAAGCGAGGAAAACTTCGAAGATTCCATAGGGGATTTGGCCGACTTGTCTTCCGATGATGCTCAGTCGCCTAAAAAGGAAATACAAACCGTTGTTGATGTTCATCATGATCCGAGTAATGCATCGCCTAATCATACGATTCAAAGTCCCTCGTCGTTACCGTCCACGTCCACGCCTGCTCGTGCTCCAGCAAAACTGGCCGTATTATCAAGTGAGTCGAAAAAATATACAGATCTTCGCAACACATTGCGAAAGTCCTGCCCCAATTTGTCTTCCGAAGCTCATGAGGAGAAAAATGGATCGCCTAAACAAACAAGTGCTTCTAACGCTGCCTCTAAAACACCCCCAATTAAAACTACTGCCGATAAATCCAAGCAAACGAGTACTGATAATAATTCCGGCGCTGGAGACAAACAAGAAAGAAAAGCAGCCGCAGATAATAATCCATCGAACGACATCAACAGAATAGATGTTGTCGACGTAAATGTTCAACAAGCCGAAGTTCATGGTAATTCGGAAACTGTATCGCCTGATCGTACGATTCAAAGTCTCTCGCCGCTACCGTTCTGGTCCGCGCTTGCTTGTGTTTTAACAAGACAGCAGGTCGAAAGAAATCGTGAGttgaaaaaagcgagacatCTTGCCAACGAAGTGCGAAAAACAAGGTTCAACTTCTACAAATTACTACAAGATAACAATGACAGCGGTGGCTGTTGCaagaatttttctttaaaatatgaGGTCTATATTTATTTCCTTGCATGGATTATTATATATTTCGTTGCCTTTCAGTTTCCCTCGGTGAGAGATTTGCCATGGGTTCTCCAACAAGATTCGGATGATTTTCCTAAATTTGAGTTTAACCTCAATCGCACAGAATACATCACTATAAAGGAGAACAACACATTCAGGGATACGCGTTTCGATAACTCTAGCGGTTTATTAAATCAACATTATGCGCATGAATATTGCCAACGAGGTTTAAGAAATCTCTTTGTAAATATCAATAATTGCCaaagaaatgaaacaaaagCTAAGAACAACTTTCATCACCCTACACAGACACCTGGAATTATCGAATACACTAAACCTACTGTTATCGAAGACTATAAATTTTACAATGAGTTGAAGAAGATAGCTGGAGATTACGTCAAGAATAAGACTGGTATTGGGTACGACAATCTATACGATCTATGTGTACGGATTTTCGAAACTAATCCATTCGGGGACGTTGAAGTAGTCATCTCTGAAGTAAAAGCTGGCCGGAAGCCGCCTAATGTTACACGTAAATTCGTATATAGAAATATcgtattgatgaaaaaatgccGCCTTCTACCCGCCGTGCAATCTCGCACATTCTATCGCGACGAGACGCCTACATTTTTCAACGATTCGGAAAGGTTGTTAAAATATGTTGCGCAGGTGTCAGGTGTATCATTGGGTTGTTTAATTTTACGATTTATCATTTGTACAATCTGTTGTACATGTTGTACGAATGAACCAACGCAAAGGTGCGATGGCTATGACTCCGATAATTCCGCATCCGAAAGCTATCCCATGTTGTCAAAATATACGAGTAGTCCTACCGTGACATCGAATTCAAATCTTGTAGCGAACGTCAACGAAAGGGCGAACGGTGAAGACAGCGCCCAACGAAGCAGTCACCAACGAAGTAGCGCCCAGCTCGAATCGCCGACCAAATTTATCGAAACAGAGTGTTAG
- the LOC135841217 gene encoding protein C12orf4 homolog, whose translation MSFEEEEVKRKNLETFNFSIPTLKTNKSYDLEIPVEIPFGGSISELTQRLITHLKLPCFVEKKLQSSLEEFIQHKTIEYHDDVANTAIEKCRSNEIDVEEVIKKWEKLYKEETVEHGEKRRASDSEVFSNVYHKLVHSGPAFQTMLQVEQSYALAVSHLMRQKNVQINNLTSRQTEETKRALEKVDNWSGKMDSEAYINEIVAKHFEDQNLLQGRWNSEIDTLKETQRREYREWIMKLLEEHQTNTGLYSPSSPSEVLAFSDSKPESSLPLMEESFTIHLGSQMKQMHNIRIMSADILDFCRMKLPTDGNSVNLSPHRLQTALGLYSNDLCGLVMLNDTNDLSGLTGLAKEFGEVCESSTEFHFPNLSEQLESLKTQTKDAIVWRNSCQHPGNLTTSEQQSRRSASKHLQTGDIFITKHSNLSSVHIIFHLIVDDSLRSSDINSRHSAILGLRNILKTACSNDITTLTIPVLLMHEMTEEMTVAWCTKRAELVFKCVKGFMIEMASWGGSDLKNLQFLVPKGISEEVFGSLATMLPSIFRVSNPLVFKVSSTPTTPKNK comes from the exons ATGAGtttcgaagaagaagaagtgaagcggaaaaatcttgaaactttCAACTTCTCGATTCCGACGTTGAAAACGAATAAAAGTTATGACTTAGAAATACCTGTAGAAATTCCGTTCGGCGGATCAATTTCTGAACTTACTCAACGCTTAATCACTCATTTGAAACTGCCTTGTTTTGTGGAAAAAA AACTTCAATCTTCTTTGGAGGAGTTTATTCAACATAAAACCATAGAATATCATGATGACGTAGCCAATACTGCCATTGAAAAATGCCGTTCTAACGAGATTGACGTTGAAGAAGTGattaaaaaatgggaaaagcTCTATAAAGAA gaaacagtAGAACATGGAGAAAAAAGAAGAGCATCGGATAGCgaagttttttcaaacgtttatcATAAATTGGTACATTCTGGGCCTGCATTTCAAACAATGTTACAAGTCGAGCAATCCTACGCCTTAGCTGTTTCACATTTGATGCGTCAGAAAAACGtacaaattaataatttaactTCGAG ACAAACGGAGGAAACGAAACGAGCTTTAGAAAAAGTAGATAATTGGAGTGGTAAAATGGACAGTGAAGCTTATATTAATGAAATCGTAGCTAAACATTTTGAAGATCAGAATCTATTACAG GGTCGATGGAATAGTGAAATCGATACTTTGAAAGAAACCCAGAGACGAGAGTATCGAGAATGGATTATGAAATTATTGGAAGAACATCAAACAAATACTGGATT GTATTCACCTTCGTCTCCTTCAGAAGTGTTGGCTTTTTCCGATTCAAAGCCAGAAAGTTCTTTACCACTGATGGAAGAAAGCTTTACCATTCATTTAGGATCACAAATGAAACAAATGCACAACATCAGGATAATGTCGGCTGATATTTTAGACTTTTGTAGGATGAAACTGCCTACTGAtgg GAATTCCGTAAACCTTTCCCCACACCGACTTCAAACTGCTTTGGGCCTTTACTCGAATGATTTATGCGGGCTAGTCATGTTGAATGATACCAATGATCTTAGTGGTCTGACGGGTTTAGCTAAAG AATTCGGGGAAGTTTGTGAAAGCTCTACTGAATTTCACTTTCCTAACCTTTCGGAGCAGTTGGAAAGTTTGAAAACTCAAACGAAAGATGCGATCGTTTGGCGAAATTCTTGTCAGCATCCTGGTAACCTAACCACGTCTGAGCaacaa AGTCGAAGAAGTGCCTCGAAGCATTTACAAACCGGTGATATCTTCATTACCAAGCATTCCAATTTATCCTCAgttcatattatttttcatttaattgtTGATGACTCTCTAAGATCAA GTGATATTAATTCGAGACATTCTGCTATTTTGGGTTtgcgaaatattttgaaaactgctTGTTCAAATGATATTACCACTTTAACGATACCAGTTTTACTAATGCACGAAATGACCGAA gAAATGACTGTAGCATGGTGTACAAAACGAGCTGAATTAGTGTTCAAATGCGTTAAAGGATTCATGATTGAAATGGCTTCATGGGGCGGTTCtgatttgaagaatttacagtTTTTAGTTCCCAAG GGCATATCTGAAGAAGTTTTCGGTAGTTTGGCGACAATGTTACCAAGTATTTTTCGAGTTTCTAATCCATTGGTTTTTAAAGTATCCTCAACGCCCACAACTCCGAAAAATAAGTAA
- the LOC135841216 gene encoding transcription activator GAGA-like isoform X2: MVLNEVDLNASKIYSLSWSEFSTSLSVAAQNLRHKEDFVDVTVSAGGKHFPAHKLILSAASPLLTDLLKNTTCQHPILMLAGISAFDLETILNFVYHGEINIVAEKLPSLLQAAQFLDIRALSPAALVLNSLPSSLSSHTTTVEKVKPSDHNNVVSHQSENDDGRDDETKIVAQKRKRHKKFNSCLEPEEKSTAHSNATNAPKLFKTSSENTNISPLEQNVALQHKSNESYSQVEDRTM, from the exons ATGGTTTTGAATGAAGTGGATTTGAACGCGAGTAAAATTTACAGTCTATCGTGGTCAGAATTCAGTACCTCTTTAAGCGTTGCTGCACAAAATTTACGGCACAAGGAAGATTTCGTAGATGTAACAGTTAGTGCTGGAGGGAAACATTTTCCCGCGCATAAATTAATCTTGAGCGCAGCTAGTCCTCTGTTAACGGATTTGTTAAAG AATACAACTTGCCAACATCCTATCTTAATGTTAGCCGGAATTTCAGCATTTGATTTAGaaaccattttaaattttgtttatcaCGGAGAAATCAACATAGTTGCTGAAAAACTGCCATCTTTATTACAAGCCGCTCAATTTTTAGATATCCGCGCATTATCACCAGCAGCTTTGGTGTTGAATTCGTTACCTTCTTCGTTATCTTCCCATACAACCACTGTGGAG AAAGTAAAACCAAGCGATCATAACAATGTTGTATCGCATCAAAGTGAAAATGATGATGGCAGAGACGACGAAACCAAAATTGTAGCACAAAAAAGAAAGcgacataaaaaatttaattcttgcTTAGAACCTGAGGAGAAAAGTACTGCTCATTCAAACGCGACAAATGCTCCTAAACTATTCAAAACATCGTCAGAAAACACAAACATTTCTCCATTGGAACAAAATGTTGCCCTACAACATAAGTCCAATGAATCGTACTCTCAAGTTGAAG ATAGAACGATGTAA